A region of the Methanobacterium formicicum genome:
TTAAGCACACCTTACTAACCATTGGGGCATTTACTAATCATTTAGATATCTTACTAACTTCGGTCTAAAGATCGGGGGAGTTTAACATCTTTCTAAGTTCCTGGAGATTCAGGGTAATGAATGGTTCTGCACCGGGGTCGGCAAGGATTTTAAGCTGTTTCTGGTGTGTTTCCAGGTAAACATTCTGGAGGATTCTTTGAAGTTCAGATACAGGCATTTCCAACACTTTTTCCACTTTAACCTTTTCTTCCGTGGTTAACTGCTGGTAATGATCCCTTACTTGTGCTTCGAATGATCTAACCACGTTCTTATTCCCCTTTACCACCATCTTCAACACCAGGGGCGGGACGCGGGTGAAAACATGCATCAAGCCCATAACATCTTTTTCACTTATTCCTTCATCTATTTCAGGTTCCATGGGTAAATCACTCCTGATTATATGAGTAATCGATTATTATGAATAAACCTATTTTTTGCCAGTATTAGGAAAGGTAATCCTATATAGAAAGGTAATTATTTATTTTCAACTACTCCACCTCGGCAGGAGGGACATGTTTTTTAGATTTTTTAATAAAATAGAAATCTTGGTATAATAGATAGAACCAATATCATATCTAACTACCAAGTTTTTATCTTTAACCAAATATTAGATTTTAATCTAACTTTTCAATGGATGAGTAGGATAAAATAACCTTAATATTGATATTGTACTAAAATAGGAGACTGAATTATTATGGTCATGGAAGAAACACTAAAAAAGGTACGCGATTGTGTTTGGGAAGTTCCCGGAGATTATAAAAAGGAAATGAGGGTGCCTGGTCGAATTTATCTTGATGATGAGGCTGTAAAATCCCTGGAACAGGGAGCAGTGGATCAGGTGGCCAACGTAGCCAGTTTACCCGGGATACAAAAATTCTCCATAGGACTCCCGGACATCCACTTTGGCTATGGATTTAGTATAGGTGGAGTGGGAGCATTCAGCAGCCGTACAGGAGTTATAAGTCCGGGTGGTGTTGGTTTTGACATAAACTGTGGAGTAAGACTCCTCCGCACCAATCTCACCCTGGAAGATGTTCAACCCAAGATCAAAGAACTCATCGATGTAATGTTCCGAAACATACCTTCAGGTGTAGGTAGTAAAGGCAAAATACGCCTTAAAGAAGGTGAAATAGATGATGTTCTGGATAACGGGGCCCAATGGGCTGTGGAAAATGGTTACGGCTGGGAAAAAGACCTGGAGTATCTGGAAGAAAACGGTTGTATGGATGATGCCGATTCAGCCAAGGTCAGTGACAAAGCTAAAAAAAGGGGCATACCTCAGCTGGGTAGCCTGGGCTCGGGTAACCATTTCCTGGAAGTCCAGAAGGTAGATGAAATATTCGATGAGGATGCCGCCCGGACTTTCGGGCTGGAAAAAGGACAGGTAACCGTCCTGATCCATTCTGGAAGCCGGGGATGTGGACATCAGGTATGCAGTGATTACCTGCGAACCATGGACAAAGCTGCCAAGCGATACAAAATTGACCTGCCAGACCGGCAGTTAGCCTGTGCCCCAGTAGAATCTGAAGAAGCTCAAGATTATTTCGCGGCAATGGCTGCCGCTGCTAACTACGCCTGGACCAACCGACAGATGATCGTGCACTGGGTCCGGGAATCCTTTGAACAAGTCTTCCATCGTGACGCCGAGGACATGGGCATGGGAATTGTTTACGATGTGGCCCATAACATTGCCAAAAAGGAAATGCACAACATCAAAGGACGGGAAACCCAGTTATATGTCCACCGGAAAGGAGCAACCCGGGCATTTGGGCCGGGAAGAAAGGAATTGCCGGCAGATTACCAGAAAACTGGTCAGCCAGTGTTCATTCCAGGAACCATGGGAACTTCTTCTTACGTCCTGCATGGTACCCAGACTGCAATGGAAGAAACCTTCGGTTCCACTGCCCACGGTGCCGGACGCCAGATGAGCCGTGCCGGTGCCAAACGTAACTACCGTGGTGAAGATATCCTTAAAATCCTGGAAGGAAGAGGAATCTACGTGAAGGCCAATTCCATGCCGGTGGTGGCAGAAGAAGCACCTGGAGCCTACAAAGACGTGGATCAGGTAGTTCAAACCGCCCACCGGGCTGGTATTTCCAAGTTGGTGGGAAGAATGGTGCCTATGGGAGTGGCCAAGGGATAATTTCTTTTTATACAGGGAGAATAGGGAATGATAGGAATAATTGGTGGTACAGGAGTGTACCAGATAGTTGAACTGGGAGATTTGAAGGAAAAAAAGGTTTTAAATACACCCTTTGGTGAATCTCCCCCGGTATCTATTTTAACTTTTGATGATCAGGAGGTGGCCTTTATCCCCCGGCACCGTGAGGGTCATGATAATCCCCCCCACATGATCAATTACCGGGCCAATGTATACGCCCTTAAGATGCTGGGTGTGGATCGCATTATTGCCACCAACGCGGTGGGATCCCTTGATGAATCCATTAAGCCCGGTGACTTTCTATTACCTGATGATTTTCTTGATTTCACCAGGAAAAGGCCTTTCACCTTTTACGATGACCAGGTGGTACACGTGGATGTCACCCAGCCCTACTGTCCGGAGCTGGCTGAAACCATAAACCGGGCTGCTGAGAGTGTGGATGGTAAACTGGTCCCGGGAGGGGTCTATGTATGTACTGAGGGGCCTCGTTTTGAAACCCCGGCAGAAATCAAGATGTTCCGCCAGATGGGGGGAACAGTGGTGGGTATGACTGGTCTTCCCGAGGTGGTACTGGCCCGTGAACTTGAAATGTGCTACGCCTCCATCTGTATGGTATCCAATTATGCGGCATCAGTTTCTCCGGATAAAATCACCATAGATGAAGTATTTGAGATGCTGGAGGAGAAGAAGAAATCACTCACCCAACTCATTTACCACTCCCTTATGAACATCCCTGCGGGGAGAAATTGCCCCTGCCAATGTGCCCTGGAGGGTGCAGAGGTAGATTAATCTAAATAGGTTTTTAATTGATGAAAATCAATTATTCTTATTTTAAGGATGTTAAAGTCCAGGATGATTGTTTTCAGGCTTTCTCAAATGGAAGGGAAAAGTTTTTTTAGGGGAAACTATAAAACATCCTAATATATATCATAAATGCCCATTTATTTAATCATCTTTTTTATAAATTTAATCACTCAAAGGGCTTTCATCCATTAACCTAATTTAAAGGAGAGTTTAGGTTGAATAAAGAGCAAGAAGAAATTCTTAAACTTAAAGAAGAGAAAAATGCCGTAATACTGGCTCATAATTATCAAACCGCACCAATACAGGAGATAGCAGATTTTTTGGGGGATTCTCTGGAACTGTGTATCACTGCCTCCCAGATAGAAGACGCGGATCTGGTGGTCTTCTGCGGAGTGGACTTTATGGCTGAAACTGCAGCCATTTTAAACCCAGAAAAAAAGATATTAATACCGGACCCCCAGGCAGAATGTCCCATGGCACACATGCTCCCTGCAGAAGAGGTTAAAAAGTACAAAGACAAATATCCTCAGGCACAGGTGGTGCTGTACGTGAATACCCTGGCAGAAGCAAAGGCCGAAGCAGATATATTATGTACCTCTGCCAATGCAGTTCAGGTGGTGGAAAGTCTAGATGCGGATCAGATACTCTTTGGTCCGGATATGAACCTGGCCAGTTACGTACAAAAAAGGACAGATAAAGAAATAATCCCCATTCCTGAAGAGGGTTATTGTTACGTTCATAAGATGTTCAACATAGGAGATGTTACCTTCTCCAGGGAAAACTATCCCGATGCCGAGGTACTGGTACATCCCGAGTGTGATGCTGAAGTACAGGAAATAGCGGATCACATACTAAGTACCGGGGGAATGATGCGCCACGTGGCTGGCTCTGACCGTAAAAATTTCTTAATTGGTACGGAAGTGGATATGGTAACCCGGCTCCGCCGGGAAAACCCGGATAAAATCATCTACCCCCTACTGGATGAGGCTATCTGTGAAAATATGAAACTACACAATCTGCAAAAAGTTAAGGAATCACTCCAGGAAGAGAAATTCCAGGTTAAAGTACCACCGGAAATTGCTTTAAAGGCCAGAATTGCCGTGGAACGAATGCTGGAAGTTAGTTAACACCGGGTTAATTATCCACTACGTAAATTTAAGCTTAAAACGGGTATAAACTCAAAAATATTATTTTTCATGGTGATAATAGTGAAAATAGACAGGACAGGGTTAGCTGGAATCATATTAGTACTGCTGGGGTTGGTAATCTATGCCACATCCCCCCTGGACCAGCTGGTAATGATGATCACCTGGCCACTTTTATCTGGTTCATCCGAGGGCAAAGCAGTACTTTTAATGGTTTTAATGGGTAGTTTCCTTATTTTAAACTCTCTGATCAATAATAGGGGTTTTTTAGCACCAGTAAAGAATCGTGCTCATGATTTTAGTCCAGATGGTAAACGGTTCCTTAAATGGACCATACTCATCATCTTTTTAACCTGTCTGGTGAGCCTTTTAATTGAGGTCTCCATTCGATTGAAATACGGAGTGTCCCCTTTAACCATTTTTGTCTCCACCAACCCCACCTCCACCACCACCAGCCCCATGCACTCTCACGTGTTTAAATCAGTCTTCGGACATCTGGCTGATAATTTTGTGGGTCTGGTGCCGGAACATGTTCACACCGGAAGTAGCCTGTACTCGGAAGTGGTTCCCTGGGCTTACTTAATATTCATAACCCTTCCCCTGGCATACATAACTGGCCTTCTGTCGTTAAACAATAGAAGTGTGATTTATCGGATATTACTGGCCTTTGCCCTAACTCTCACCCTCATTGGAATGGTAGACGGTGGATTATACAGCCAACCTCTACTAATAGGTATGGGCCTTTTATTCATTCTCTACTTTTTAAAGAGACCTTTCCAGTTCCGCCAACTGGTTTTACCGGTGGGCCTCATTCTCCTGGTGGCCCTTTCAGGATTGGGCCTGGAACTTGCCGGGAACAACAGCTCTTACCATGAGATAACCGTCGTAAACCAGTTTGAACCAGTTGATCTTAGTGGTTATAAGGTGTTAAGCATTGATCAACAGGGTAACCGGACAGTTATACGTACTGACACCAGTGTCAGTGATAAAAACACTTTAGAAAGTCTTTTCAAGACTTACCAGGGCCGTGCCCAGGGATTTTTCATGACCTGGAATTTCTTTTCCTACTTTTAGGGTCCGAAAATATTAAAAATAAAAGAAAAAAATAGCATAACGAGGAAAATGAAACTTTCAATTATTATACCCACCTTTAACGAGGAAAATTACCTCCCTCACCTCCTGGAAAGTATAAAAAGACAAGATTTCAGGGATTATGAGGTCATAGTGGCTGATGCAGGATCTAAAGATAGTACCAGGGATATAGCTCAGGAGTTCGGGTGTAAAATCGTGGAGGGGGGTCTCCCAGCAGTGGGCCGCAACCGTGGTGCAGATATAGCCCAGGGAACGTATTTCCTTTTTTTAGATTCTGATGTGATTTTAACCAGGGATTACTTGGAGTTGTGTGTGGATGAATTTCAAGAAAGAGAACTGGGGATTGCCATCACCCAAATCGCCCCTTTAAGAGATAGTTTTCTGAATAAAATAACCCATGATTTTGCCAATTTTTTCATGAGAAAAGTGGAAAAGATCAAACCCCACGGAGCAGGCTGCTACGGCATAGTAACCACTAAAAAACTCCACCAGGAGGTGGAAGGATTTGACGAAGACCTGGACTTTGGGGAGGACACAGATTACATTGAACGTATTGGTGCCATCAGCCAATTTAAGGTTTTAAGAAGTCCAAAACTCCTGGTTTCAACCCGACGTCTCCAGGAAGAAGGTTTACGTAATGTGGCCTTCAAATATGCTAAAAGTACATTCTACCAGTTCCGAGGTAAGCAGATCACTGCCGAAGATCTGGATTACACCTTCGGCCATCCCGATACCAAAAGAATAATTTATTCAGTATGCGGAGAAGGTATGGGTCATGCTATCCGGGCTAAGGTACTTCTCCATCATCTAACCCAAAAGAACGAAGTTCACATATTTGCCTCGGACCGTGCCTACACTTATCTGTCCCAGCATTTTGACAATGTCTACGAGATAGGTGGTTTCAACACAGTATACGAGGATAACACCGTTCAGAACACTAAAACATTCATCAAGGGGATGAAAGACCTCCCTGGTGATTTGAAAAAAAGTTTAAGGTTAATGTACAGTGTGGCCAAGGCAGTAAAGCCCCAGGTTATCATTTCCGATTTTGAGTTCTACTCCAATTTACTATCCAAGATTTTACGTCTTCCACTTATCAGTCTGGATAACATGCATGTCCTTACCCAGGCAGAACTCGATGTTCCGAGCAAATTTCGCACGGAAAGAATAGCTGCTGAAGGTGTGGTGCGATCCTTTATTCAAATGCCCACTTTCTATCTCATCACCAGTTACTTTTATCCTCCCCTTAAAAACCCTGAAAAAAGCAAATATTTCCCCCCAGTACTGCGTGAGGCCATCATGAACCTTAAACCATACAACGGGGAGCATGTCCTGGTTTACCAGACCAGTGATTCCAATGTGAAATTGCTGGATATTTTAAAGAAATTTGATGATGAATTCATTGTCTATGGATTTCACCAGGATGGTAGGGATGAAAATCTACGGTTTAAGAATTTCAATGAGGATGAGTTTTTCCAGGACCTGGCCCGGGCCCGGGCAGTTATTGCCAACGGAGGATTTACCCTTATCAGCGAGGCACTGTACCTGGGAAAACCAGTATTAAGTGTTCCGGTTAAAAAACAGTTCGAACAGATTTTAAACGCGATTTACATGGACCGGTTGGGTTACGGTGAGTTCCACCAGGATCTGGAGGAAGAGGATATTGCCAACTTCCTCTCACGTTTGGAAGAATACCGTAAGAACATAGATCTCACCTTCCAACACGATAATAACCAGGCCATTCTAGGAGAACTGGACTCACTCCTGGATAAGTATACATAACCATAAACATTATTCATTATTTAATTACCTCCTATTTTTAGAAGATTTTAAAATAGGCCTCAGTGATGTATATCTCCTTTTCCCCGATACTAACTTCCCCTCCTCATGTTATCCAGATTAGAGGGAGGGTCCATATTTGTGGGTGTGGTTTGATCTACGCCTTGATTGTGATCACAAAGAATTAGATACGAGTAGGTTCCAATACTTCTCCTCTACTCTCCCTCAAAACTAATATTGTAAAAGGAATAAAGACATGGATATGAGTTCTAGAAGTGGGGTGGCCAATCTACCCCTTCACGGTGGCCGTGCACCGCGCTGGCTTTTCCAGCGAATGGTAAAACTGGCAGGAGCAGTTACCGAGGCCATTATATATGAATATGGTCCTGAAGAATTTTTAACCCGAGTTTCTGACCCGTACTGGTTCCAGGCATTTTCTTGTGTACTGGGATTTGACTGGCACAGTTCCGGTACTACCACCACCACCTGTGGGGCACTTAAAACAGCCATAAATCCAGAAGAACATGGAATACTCATTGCTGGAGGCAAAGGTCGTGCTTCTCGCCGAACACCTCAGGAAATCCAGGGTGCGGGGGAATTGTTTTCCCTGTCCACGGCAAAACTGGAGGACCTGGTATACGCCAGTAAAATTTCCGCAAAAATAGATAATTCCTGCATTCAGGACGGGTATCAACTCTATCATCATGTGTTCTTTTTAACTGAGAGGGGGGACTGGTCAGTGGTGCAGCAGGGTATGAATGAATCCACTCAGTATGCCCGCCGTTACCACTGGCTCTCTGATTCAGTGGAAACCTATATTAACGAGCCACACAATGGTATCTGTTGCGATCTGAAGGAAGCCAAGACTCTGGATATGACTGCTGATCAGAGTTTTCATTCACGACAAACCAGCCTGGACCTGATACTGGATAACCCCGAACACCTGAAGAAGTACTTCCAGAAAAAGGTGGATGTGGGAGCGGAGCAGGCTAGCCTTGATGCTTTTTGCCCCCAACTCACTTTACCCAGTCACCATCCTGTGTTGAACACAGATTTATCTCCTAAAGAATTTGAAATCCTACATAATGCCTGGGAATTACAACCAGAAAGTTATGAAGAACTAATATCTTTACAGGGTATGGGGCCCAAGAAGATACGTGCCCTGGCCCTGATTTCCGATCTGGTTTATGGAGATAAACCCAGCTGGGAGGATCCAGTAAAATATAGCTTCACCCATGGGGGTAAAGATGGATTCCCTTACCCTGTGAACCGGGAAGTATACGATCATTCCATCGAGACCCTGCAGGAATCTCTGCAGCAGGCTCGATTAGAAAAAAAAGACAGATATCAGGCTATTAAAAGGTTGGAAAAATTAATCAAGGTGGATAACTAGTTATCTTGCTGTATCGGTTGTTATGTGCAAGATGCCTTTTTTACTGTGCCTTTTCTTTTCCCACCAGTTCTAAGAGATCCCGGGCTTCTTTGAATTTTTTATCTATCTTAAGAGCTTCTTTAATTAGTTTTGAGGCTTCATCATACTGTTTAAGGTGGTATAATCCCTGAGCACGTAAGAATAATGCATATTTGTAAAAATCATCCTTCTTTTTGGAGTATCGGCCCAGGAACAGATCGAAGGTGTTGACTGCTTCCTGATATTCTTCCAGGATGAGAAGTACATATCCTCGGTTATACCAGGCCATGTTATCACCGGGTTCTAACCGGATCACTTCTTCGAAGCATTTAAGTGCCTCAGGATAGTTCCCAAGTTCCATGAGGGCTACTCCTTTATCATTCCAGGCGGAAACATAATCTTTATCAATTTCAATTGCACTGTTAAAAAATTCTATGGATTTTTCTACTTTACCCTGGTCTAAAAATGACATTGCTTGTTTGTAAAACATTTCAGCTTCTTTAGTGGCCATTTAAATCAACTCCTGGCTATATTTTGATGGGAGAGTATATAACTTTGAGTGTATGATTTTTAGGGTAGTGGTTTAAGACCATAAAGGGCACACTACTACCTTTCTTAACTGGGCTGTCAAAATTGTGTGTAATCAATTAGTAAAAAGTAATACTTTAAATTTATTATAATTTTATTATATTTTACATGATTATTATTAATATGGAGATGTAACCGGTGAGAGCCTTTAATTTTTAATTATTTGCGTGGAGGATTTTTTTGGGAATCTTTGGGCATCAGAAATTTTTTCTCTTTTTTAAAATTTTATAAAAATTTTCTAAGAACTAAATCGAAATGTACTTACATACTATCTGAGTAGATACAGTCCATTACAAAAATTTACAGTGCTGATAAATCAATAGATTTACTAATTAGAAAGAGTTATTGATTAGTAAGTTAAGGTAATAATGGTACTGATTAATGTTTTTCATCTATTCCGTCTGTAAATCTATTATTGGGTCTGTAAATCTATTATTGGTCGGGGAATCTATTTTTGCATCCATTTTCTTTCATAGTTTTGAATCCAGATCAGTTCTTTTAAGAGGAGATCACCAGGGCCCTTGGGATTGTTCTCAATTTCCTCCAATCGATCAGCGGGCAGGTGGTGGAGAAGTTGTTCCCACTCCTGGACAT
Encoded here:
- a CDS encoding RtcB family protein, with protein sequence MVMEETLKKVRDCVWEVPGDYKKEMRVPGRIYLDDEAVKSLEQGAVDQVANVASLPGIQKFSIGLPDIHFGYGFSIGGVGAFSSRTGVISPGGVGFDINCGVRLLRTNLTLEDVQPKIKELIDVMFRNIPSGVGSKGKIRLKEGEIDDVLDNGAQWAVENGYGWEKDLEYLEENGCMDDADSAKVSDKAKKRGIPQLGSLGSGNHFLEVQKVDEIFDEDAARTFGLEKGQVTVLIHSGSRGCGHQVCSDYLRTMDKAAKRYKIDLPDRQLACAPVESEEAQDYFAAMAAAANYAWTNRQMIVHWVRESFEQVFHRDAEDMGMGIVYDVAHNIAKKEMHNIKGRETQLYVHRKGATRAFGPGRKELPADYQKTGQPVFIPGTMGTSSYVLHGTQTAMEETFGSTAHGAGRQMSRAGAKRNYRGEDILKILEGRGIYVKANSMPVVAEEAPGAYKDVDQVVQTAHRAGISKLVGRMVPMGVAKG
- the mtnP gene encoding S-methyl-5'-thioadenosine phosphorylase, which translates into the protein MIGIIGGTGVYQIVELGDLKEKKVLNTPFGESPPVSILTFDDQEVAFIPRHREGHDNPPHMINYRANVYALKMLGVDRIIATNAVGSLDESIKPGDFLLPDDFLDFTRKRPFTFYDDQVVHVDVTQPYCPELAETINRAAESVDGKLVPGGVYVCTEGPRFETPAEIKMFRQMGGTVVGMTGLPEVVLARELEMCYASICMVSNYAASVSPDKITIDEVFEMLEEKKKSLTQLIYHSLMNIPAGRNCPCQCALEGAEVD
- the nadA gene encoding quinolinate synthase → MNKEQEEILKLKEEKNAVILAHNYQTAPIQEIADFLGDSLELCITASQIEDADLVVFCGVDFMAETAAILNPEKKILIPDPQAECPMAHMLPAEEVKKYKDKYPQAQVVLYVNTLAEAKAEADILCTSANAVQVVESLDADQILFGPDMNLASYVQKRTDKEIIPIPEEGYCYVHKMFNIGDVTFSRENYPDAEVLVHPECDAEVQEIADHILSTGGMMRHVAGSDRKNFLIGTEVDMVTRLRRENPDKIIYPLLDEAICENMKLHNLQKVKESLQEEKFQVKVPPEIALKARIAVERMLEVS
- a CDS encoding MJ1255/VC2487 family glycosyltransferase, translated to MKLSIIIPTFNEENYLPHLLESIKRQDFRDYEVIVADAGSKDSTRDIAQEFGCKIVEGGLPAVGRNRGADIAQGTYFLFLDSDVILTRDYLELCVDEFQERELGIAITQIAPLRDSFLNKITHDFANFFMRKVEKIKPHGAGCYGIVTTKKLHQEVEGFDEDLDFGEDTDYIERIGAISQFKVLRSPKLLVSTRRLQEEGLRNVAFKYAKSTFYQFRGKQITAEDLDYTFGHPDTKRIIYSVCGEGMGHAIRAKVLLHHLTQKNEVHIFASDRAYTYLSQHFDNVYEIGGFNTVYEDNTVQNTKTFIKGMKDLPGDLKKSLRLMYSVAKAVKPQVIISDFEFYSNLLSKILRLPLISLDNMHVLTQAELDVPSKFRTERIAAEGVVRSFIQMPTFYLITSYFYPPLKNPEKSKYFPPVLREAIMNLKPYNGEHVLVYQTSDSNVKLLDILKKFDDEFIVYGFHQDGRDENLRFKNFNEDEFFQDLARARAVIANGGFTLISEALYLGKPVLSVPVKKQFEQILNAIYMDRLGYGEFHQDLEEEDIANFLSRLEEYRKNIDLTFQHDNNQAILGELDSLLDKYT
- a CDS encoding DUF763 domain-containing protein, with product MSSRSGVANLPLHGGRAPRWLFQRMVKLAGAVTEAIIYEYGPEEFLTRVSDPYWFQAFSCVLGFDWHSSGTTTTTCGALKTAINPEEHGILIAGGKGRASRRTPQEIQGAGELFSLSTAKLEDLVYASKISAKIDNSCIQDGYQLYHHVFFLTERGDWSVVQQGMNESTQYARRYHWLSDSVETYINEPHNGICCDLKEAKTLDMTADQSFHSRQTSLDLILDNPEHLKKYFQKKVDVGAEQASLDAFCPQLTLPSHHPVLNTDLSPKEFEILHNAWELQPESYEELISLQGMGPKKIRALALISDLVYGDKPSWEDPVKYSFTHGGKDGFPYPVNREVYDHSIETLQESLQQARLEKKDRYQAIKRLEKLIKVDN
- a CDS encoding tetratricopeptide repeat protein, which translates into the protein MATKEAEMFYKQAMSFLDQGKVEKSIEFFNSAIEIDKDYVSAWNDKGVALMELGNYPEALKCFEEVIRLEPGDNMAWYNRGYVLLILEEYQEAVNTFDLFLGRYSKKKDDFYKYALFLRAQGLYHLKQYDEASKLIKEALKIDKKFKEARDLLELVGKEKAQ